In one Lolium rigidum isolate FL_2022 chromosome 3, APGP_CSIRO_Lrig_0.1, whole genome shotgun sequence genomic region, the following are encoded:
- the LOC124701775 gene encoding GTP-binding protein At2g22870-like — MLLRPRPFLLQALKPFHSARGPLAVRRTLSAHAAAADAAPRGDAPPPAPRTRHKNSRTPVPPRVSVNTALFFPPGVERDAAVTEEMVLPGSNIVVGPYAGDSRVKEAEFIGCSAHARDCPKDDRPEFAVLGRSNVGKSSLINALTRRKEAALTSKKPGKTQTINHFLINKSWYLVDLPGYGFAAASKTARMDWSSFTKGYFLNRDTLVGVLLLVDASVPPQKIDLDCANWLGRNNVGLTFVFTKCDKVKKGKGGRPEENIKEFQENIKLVYPEPPPWIMTSSTTGLGRDGLLLHMSQLRNYWDNEAT; from the exons atgctcctccggccacgcccctTCCTCCTCCAGGCCCTCAAGCCATTCCACTCCGCCCGCGGCCCCCTCGCGGTCCGCCGCACGCTCTCAGCGCACGCCGCGGCAGCTGACGCCGCCCCCCGCGGCGATGCGCCCCCGCCGGCGCCACGAACCCGCCACAAGAACTCCAGGACGCCCGTCCCGCCTAGGGTGTCCGTGAACACGGCGCTGTTCTTCCCGCCGGGGGTGGAGCGGGACGCGGCTGTGACGGAGGAGATGGTGTTGCCGGGGTCGAACATCGTGGTGGGGCCGTACGCCGGGGACTCGAGGGTGAAGGAGGCCGAGTTCATCGGGTGCAGCGCGCACGCGCGTGACTGCCCCAAGGACGACCGCCCCGAGTTCGCCGTCCTAGGACGCTCCAACGTCGGCAAGTCCTCTCTCATCAACGCGCTCACGCGCCGCAAGGAAGCCGCGCTCACCTCCAAGAAGCCTG GGAAGACCCAGACAATCAACCACTTTTTGATTAACAAGAGTTGGTACCTTGTGGATTTGCCTGGTTACGG GTTTGCAGCTGCGTCCAAGACAGCTCGAATGGATTGGTCTTCATTTACCAAGGGGTATTTCTTGAACAGAGacaccttggttggtgtactgctcCTGGTCGATGCTAGTGTTCCACCTCAGAAAATTGACCTTGACTGCGCCAACTGGCTTGGTCGTAACAAT GTCGGATTAACCTTTGTGTTCACCAAGTGTGACAAAGTGAAGAAAGGCAAAGGAGGGCGGCCCGAAGAGAACATCAAGGAGTTCCAGGAAAATATCAAGTTGGTGTATCCAGAGCCTCCTCCATGGATCATGACGAGTAGCACTACTGGGTTAGGCCGCGACGGCCTGCTCCTCCACATGTCGCAGCTGAGGAACTACTGGGACAACGAAGCAACCTAG